From Hippoglossus stenolepis isolate QCI-W04-F060 chromosome 6, HSTE1.2, whole genome shotgun sequence, a single genomic window includes:
- the wu:fa11c10 gene encoding protein FAM110A, producing MPVETLRPSDGRLAGVPFTSAMPFRILNKGPDYFRRQAEPGARKLSAVERLEADKAKYVKSQQVALTRQAPIKPPIIRKPLVPPGMMFQCQISTPPARKFPRCPVDVENRGGREGPGGRRGPALNLDILNNLINDVCDGPLPSSQSSSSTSPSSSSPSSGAKSIGSSLSAEQERSSRLLNNLKPVNHGNTNSSSNSSCTSSPLSNNLRAPPAELSRRPPPIPARVPRIGLPVPYSSPNSVTVRRVDVRPQAEIRKPLRAQLQIRPRQTPQGQVAHPQVPPPPPPTHNQPQPHTQQSTPSQTLPSPPAYLPPSPMLVRAGMIPPASPAFTRISNASSKGSARKHPSLHRSKSDLSDRYSRATADLERFFNYCGLDPEEVEVMGGVERFTRANSDIVSISKLRSVSTPSSECGDEAERAREDEGDEDGPARANERVPYGISVIERNARVIKWLYGIRQARDTNNAVSNV from the coding sequence ATGCCGGTTGAAACGCTGCGGCCTTCAGACGGCCGTTTAGCCGGAGTTCCCTTCACCTCTGCCATGCCCTTCAGGATACTTAACAAGGGCCCGGATTACTTCCGTCGCCAGGCTGAGCCCGGGGCCCGTAAACTGAGTGCGGTGGAGCGCCTGGAGGCCGACAAGGCAAAGTACGTTAAGAGCCAGCAGGTGGCCCTCACCCGTCAGGCTCCTATAAAACCACCAATCATCCGCAAGCCACTCGTCCCTCCGGGGATGATGTTCCAGTGCCAGATCAGCACTCCTCCAGCCCGCAAATTTCCCCGCTGCCCAGTGGATgtggaaaacagaggaggaagagagggaccaggagggagaagaggaccTGCTCTTAACTTGGATATTCTGAATAATCTAATCAATGATGTATGTGATGGACCATTGCCCAGTTCCCAGtcttcttcctctacctccccctcctcatcatctcctTCATCAGGAGCTAAGAGCATCGGCAGCAGCCTGTCAGCAGaacaggagaggagcagcaggctCCTCAACAACCTTAAACCTGTGAACCACGGCAACACCAACTCTTCATCCAACTCCTCCTGCACTTCCTCACCACTCAGTAACAACCTCCGTGCCCCTCCAGCAGAACTCAGCCGACGTCCACCCCCGATTCCAGCACGAGTGCCACGCATTGGGCTTCCTGTGCCCTATAGCTCCCCAAACTCAGTGACAGTACGCAGGGTGGATGTCCGGCCTCAGGCAGAGATAAGGAAGCCCCTGAGGGCCCAGCTGCAGATCAGGCCCAGACAGACTCCACAAGGTCAAGTTGCGCACCCCCAAGttccacccccacctccacctaCTCACAACCAACCCCAACCTCACACTCAGCAGAGCACCCCCTCACAAACTCTGCCCTCCCCTCCCGCCTATCTGCCACCCAGTCCCATGCTGGTTAGAGCGGGCATGATCCCGCCAGCCTCCCCCGCTTTCACCCGTATATCAAACGCCAGCTCCAAGGGGTCAGCCCGTAAGCACCCATCCTTGCACCGCTCCAAATCGGACCTGAGCGACCGGTATTCCCGTGCAACAGCCGACCTAGAGCGATTCTTCAACTACTGCGGGCTGGACCCGGAAGAGGTGGAGGTGATGGGCGGAGTGGAGCGCTTCACAAGAGCCAACTCGGACATTGTTTCCATCTCCAAGCTCCGCAGCGTCAGCACGCCCAGCTCGGAGTGCGGAGATGAGGCTGAACGGGCGAGGGAGGACGAGGGCGATGAGGATGGGCCCGCCAGAGCCAATGAACGGGTCCCCTACGGCATCTCCGTCATTGAGAGGAACGCGCGAGTCATCAAGTGGCTATATGGCATCCGTCAGGCCCGAGATACTAACAACGCTGTCTCTAACGTATAG